Proteins from one Hyperolius riggenbachi isolate aHypRig1 chromosome 2, aHypRig1.pri, whole genome shotgun sequence genomic window:
- the PSPH gene encoding phosphoserine phosphatase yields MCTNIRRVQHRMSSLSQLKELLCRADAVCFDVDSTVIKEEGIDELAKFCGVGDAVAEMTRKAMGGSLTFKAALTERLALIHPSREQVQALITEHPPRLTEGIRDLVHRLHQKNVQVFLISGGFQSIVEHVAAKLDIPLSNVYANRLKFYFNGEYAGFDETKLTAESGGKGKVIGLLKEKYGFRNVVMIGDGATDMEACPPADGFIGFGGNVVRQQVKEKAKWYITDFEELLRELDNDSIKMNHNDIIY; encoded by the exons ATGTGCACCAATATCAG GCGTGTGCAACACAGAATGTCTTCCCTTTCACAGCTAAAGGAACTCTTGTGCAGGGCAGATGCTGTCTGCTTTGATGTGGACAGCACCGTTATTAAGGAAGAGGGTATCGATGAGCTGGCAAAGTTCTGtggtgtaggagatgcagtggcagaaat GACTCGCAAAGCAATGGGAGGATCCCTTACATTTAAGGCAGCTCTAACTGAGAGACTTGCATTAATTCATCCATCAAGGGAGCAAGTGCAAGCTTTGATTACAGAGCACCCTCCAAGGCTCACTGAGGGGATACG GGATTTGGTTCACCGTCTTCATCAGAAAAACGTACAGGTCTTTCTAATATCTGGAGGATTTCAAAGCATTGTGGAACATGTAGCGGCAAAGCTGGACATCCCTCTGAGTAATGTGTATGCCAACAGGCTCAAGTTTTATTTCAATG GTGAATATGCTGGATTTGATGAGACGAAGCTTACTGCAGAGTCTGGTGGTAAAGGGAAAGTCATTGGCCTTCTTAAGGAAAAGTATGGCTTTAGAAATGTAGTCATGATTGGAGATGGTGCTACAGATATGGAAGCATGCCCCCCTGCT GATGGTTTCATTGGATTTGGAGGCAACGTAGTCAGGCAACAAGTGAAGGAAAAGGCCAAGTGGTACATTACAGACTTCGAAGAGCTGCTTAGAGAACTGGACAACGACAGTATCAAAATGAATCACAATGATATAATTTACTAA